ACGACCGTGATCACCGGTCAGATCCTCAGCCCCAACAACGAACCGCTGGCCGGCGTGCCGGTCGAATTGGCAGGCGTCACGACGGTAACCGACGCTTACGGCGTATTCAAGATTGAACTGCCGTGGGCCGCCCTGCCGACCGATTCGTTGGACATTCCTGTTCCGGCTGGCGACCCCTATTTTGATCCCTACAATACCGGCGTCGCCACGATCCCGATGCGTCGGGCCCGCTACGACGCTACGACCGGCGACAGCGCCAGCAATCCACTTGCGCATCAAAATCTGATTACCAGTTTTCTCGACGCGGGGATGGTTTACGGCAGCGATGACCATCGCGCGGCGGCGCTGCGCACCTTTGTCGAGGGAAAGCTGAAGACGAGCGCCGGCGATCTGCTGCCGCTGAATGACCTGGCGACGTTTCCCGAAGGACAACAAGAGAACGACAATGCCGGGCCGTTTGACGCGGCCGAACTGTTTGTCGCCGGGGACGTGCGATCGAATGAAAACGTCGCCCTGACTTCGCTTCATACGCTACTGGTCCGCGAGCACAATCGTTTGGCGGACGAAATCAAGACCGCCGATCCGGCGCTGACCGACGAACAAATCTATCAGCAGGCCCGCCGCCTAGTCGGTGCGATCGTGCAACAGATCACTTACTACGAGTATCTGCCGATCCTGGTTGGCGAAACCGGCTTGTCGACCTACGCAGGCTACGACGAGACGGTTGATCCCGCGATTAGTTCCCTCTTCTCGAATGCCGCGTACCGCGTTGGGCACACGCAGCTGTTCTCTGAGATTCAGCGTTTGGACGAACAGCTCAACTCATTGCCTGGCGGATCGCTCGAATTGCGCTATGCCTTTTTCAATCCGCAGGCGGTCGCCGCCGATGGGATCGAGCCGTATCTACGCGGGCTCTATCTGAGTCAGTCGGAAGAGATTGACGAATTGGTCATTAGCGACGTCCGTAATTTTCTGTTTGGCCCGCCTGGCGCCGGCGGATTGGATTTGGCGGCGATCAACATCCAGCGTGGGCGCGATCTGGGACTGCCCAGCTACAACCAGGCGCGGATCGATTTTGGACTGCCGGCGGCCACGTCGTTCAGCGAGATATCGTCCGATCCGGCCGTCGCCTTGAAACTAGAGCAGGCGTATGGCGACGTTGACTTGGTCGACATCTGGGTCGGCGGCGTCGCCGAAGACCATGTCGCCGGCGCCCAGCTTGGTCCGCTGTTTCAAAGGATCATCGCCGATCAATTCGCCCGAGCCCGCGACGGCGATCGCTACTATTTTGAGAATGGTCAATTCACCGCCGACGAAATGGCGCTGATCCAAAGCACCACGCTCACCCGTCTGATCGAGCGAAACACGTCGATCACCGGCATGAATGAGAACGCCTTTTTGCTGAACGGCGGCGCAGCGGCGCCTGCGGCGAACGTCACGCTGGCGACCGAGACGTCGTCCGACTATCGCACCACCGACGGTCAGGGAAACAACCAAATCGATCCAACCGCCGGCGCCGCCAATGACAACCTGGCGCACAACTTCACGGTGTCGTATGGCGACGACTATTTCTCGCCGGCGGGCGCCGATCGCCCGAGCACCCGCGAGATCAGCAACACGGTGATGGATCAATCGGCGTCGGTCCCCAACAGCGCAGGGACGAGCGGTTTCTTCGTCTTCTGGGGCCAACTGCTCGATCACGACCTCGACCTGACTCCCGGCGGCGTCACGAATGACCTGAACATGGACGGGACGGACTATGTCGATGCGGTGACCGGAGCGACGTACGAATTGGCGTCAGACAAGGTCAGCCTGATGCTGGGGCACGAGGTCTATTCCGGCGCCAAGAACGTCATGCTGGAGCCGATCAAGCTGACCAAGAACGAGACAGGCTCCCACAACCTGTTCGCCCACTTCTCTGGCGAGATTCAAACGCTGGGGCAAACGCAAAGCTTTGCGATCTCGGTATCGGAAGAAGACTTTCAGCTCCACTCCGAGGCGATCTTGCTCGGTTGGAAAGTGACGGCCACCGGTGGCGGTTCGTTTGATCCGGCGGCGGTGCAGATTTTCGATTCCCAGGGGCAACCGGTAGCGGCGGAAGTCGTCTGGCAAGACGCGCCGACCGGCGACAATAGCAGCTACATGCTCGCGTGGCTTGCGCCGGGCGAGTATGACGTGCGGGTTGCGGGCCAAGGTTCGACGACCGGCTCGTTCGTCGTGCACGCCTATCTGCCCAGCGACCATCGCGGCGACGGAACGGTCGACGTGCTCGACTTGATCAACGTTCTCGATCGGATCTCGGCCCAGCGACATGATGTCGACGGAGTCGACTATTATCGCGCGGAGGCCGATCTCAATGGTGACGGCGTCTTGTCGCAAGCGGATGTCGATTTGCTTGTCGACAATGTTCGAAACGCGACGACGCTCGACCCGATCTTCCTGTCGCTGCAGCTAGATCCAGAGTCCGACACCGGTGAGATCGGCGACGGAATTACCTCTACCTCTCTGGTCCATCTATGCGGCGTGGCGCCGGTTGGATCGATGGTTGCCTTCGATGTGAACGGCGACGGCATCATCGATGGTCAGGTGATCGCCGGCGAGTACGAAAACGGGGCCAGCTATCATTACGACGCGCTACTGATGGAGGGCGAAAATCGCCTGCGGGTGAACGTGACCGACGAGTTTGGTCAGTCGCTAACGCGCCAGATGACGCTGACGCTAGATCGAATCGCGCCGCATGTGGTCGCCACTGGACCGACTTCCAATGGATTGGTGGTTAGCGCCAACACCAGCGACTTTACCATTGAGGTGCAGCTAAACGAGTCGGCGCCGCTGGCCGATATTTTGGCTGCGATCACCGTGATCGGGAACATTTCTGGCGTTGTGACCCCACTCAATCCGCGGTGGATCGACGCTACCCGGACCTTCCGCTTCGATCTCGACGGTTCGCTCCCCGATACCAGTTTCTCGGTACTGTTGGGGAGCGCCTTTACCGACCCAGCGGGCAATCCGTTCACTCCCTACGGATTTTCGTTTCGGCGGGCGGTCGTCTTCGGCGACAACGCCTATTCGCAGGTCTTGGCGGCCGGCATCGAGTATTTCCAGAAGATCGGGGGTTCGGTTTACTTCAGCAGCGAGTTTGCTAGCCAAGTCCTGACGTTGATCGAACTGATCGAGTCCGAATCGCTCGAAGCGGAATCGGCTCGCGATGACGAGGTCGATCTAGTTTTTGCTGAACAAGAAGGTCTGGAAGAGCCCCTTGGTTAGCAGATCCGCTTAACGATTCTTCAGGTAACTATTCCCCTTTGACTTTCTTCATCAGAAACGTCATTGGCGAACCGTAAGCGTCTTTACCTTCGGCGACGCCCGGCGCTGTGACGATGCACTCCAGTCCCTGCTGGTCCACCGCTTCTTTCAGTTTCAGGCCAAACGTCACATGATGGACCCAGACGTTTTGCGGCGTGTTGGCGGTAACCTTGGAGTTTCCTTGTCCGTAGGTCATGTAGACGCTGGCCGTATCGTCGCTTGACAGATGGTTGATGGGGGACGCATCCTTCATGAGCTTGCGGACGCGATCCGACTTGACTTCGGCTTCCTCCTGAAAGCCGTAGAACTGCGGCAGCGCGTCATGAGCGTACAAGTCGGGCAAACCGAACCAGTCGCGAATGACGAACAGATCGTACGACGATTGACCATTTGTCGTGGCGGCCGCCAAAATTCGGGTCGACTGTCGCGCGATCGGATCATCGCTATCTGGGTCGGCCAGGTCGTCGTGAAACGCCAGCCAGAGACTGATCCCAGCGCCTGCCGATCCGCCGTAACAGACGATCCGCTCGGGATCGATGTTCCACTCCTGCGCGCGATGCCGAATCGTTTGCAGTGCGCGAGCCGCGTCGTGCATCATGATCGGATAGGGACCGGCGTCCGAAAGTCGATAGTTGAGCGACGCGTACGCGATCCCTTCTTTATTCAGGTCCTCGGCCACTTTCGGATTAACGCTCGCCTTATCCCCACCGCGGAATCCGCCCCCATGGATGAAGATGATCAGCGGCGTTGGCGCATCGGAATCGGTCAGTAGCCAGAGATCGAACTTCTGTTTTTGATGGTCGCCATACGCGACGTCGGGATGCGTCGCCGTCGATTTTCGCCCTCTTCCTGCCGGAGCGGCGCCGCGGCGCTCTTCTCGATAGGCCCGCGCTTCTTGCATTGTCAGCACGCCATCCTTGTTGGCGTCGGCGTCGGGGAAACGCTGTAGAAACTGTTGGAGGCGATCCTTGTCAGAACGCCGGACGCCGCCGTCCTCTTGCGCGAGTGCGAGTGAAAAGATCGCTAGAGATACCGCGCAAGAAAGCAAAGAGTGACGCTTCGTCATGACAAACCTCATCCTCGATGAAAATGGCCCAGTGGAGAACCAGCGTGCGGGGGACTCACTTGCTGGGATGTTTGAGAAGCCAGGTTTATTGTCATTTCCTGACAATCGGCCAAGATTTTCTCCGTTGCGCCGAGCAGTCTTGCAACGCCGCCAACGAAACGGGCAAGAACGACGAAAGGGGGGGCGACTTGCCCCCCCTTTTTTTCCTGGTTTGGCCGCTCAAATAATGCGCGTTTAACAGTCCGTTGATTTTCTCGACGGACTGCGTGATCGCACGGATGCGATCCCAAAATAGCGACGTAAGTCGTTATTTTGCGAGCCGCGAAGAGCTACGCTCTGAGCCTGGCGAGGTTGAAAAATGCCACGATGGCATTTTTCAACAGGCAGTTAGCCGGGACGCATCAGCACCAACATCTGGTACGGGGCGATGCTCAGCTCGTGCATGGCGGTGACGGTTTGGCCCGCCAGGATGTCGATCACCGTCTTGCGCAGGCCCAGCATCCGTAGATGGCGTCCTTCGATTTGCTGCGGATGCTCGGAGAAGTTCGCCAGCACAAGCACCGAAGAATCTTCGGCGTTGCGGAAGTAGCCGAGCACGTGATTGTTGCCGGTGTGGACAAATTCGGTCTGAGCCCGATTGAAGGCGCGGGTTTGATGCCGCAGGTGAGCCAAACGCAAGATGCCGTCAAAGACCCGGCCGACGATCGTTTCGGGATCGTGGCGATCTTTGGCGCGATCCCAATCGAGCTTGCCGCGATGAACCCACCGCGTGTCTCCCATTTTGTCGACGTCTTGCTCGTAGCTGTAATCGTTCAGCGAGGCGATTCCGTCACCCAGGTAGAGCAGCGGAATGCCGCCGATCGTCATGATAACGCCGTGCAGCAAATGGATGCGGCGGATCGCCAGATCGATTTCCTTCTCATCGTTCTCTTCGATCGCCTTCTCGAGTCCGGCCAGCGATGCGCAGGTGCCGGAAACGCGGGCGTCGCCGGTCGTCGGATCTTCCTGAAAAGGCAATCCGCGAGCAAACGTGCCTTCAAACTTGCCGCAGTAGAAGTTGGTCAGAAAGCGACGATGCGATCCGGCGTCGAACCCAGCGCCTTCGACATCTTCATTCGAGAACGCCCAGCCGATGTCGTCATGGCAACGAACGTAGTTGACCCATTCGCAGTCGGCGTCGATCTTGAAACGCTTTTCCAGCGCGTCGCGCAAGGTGCGGGTTTCGCGCGTCGCCAGCGAGTTCCATAGCAGCGCCATCAGCTGCGGGTTGTACGACAGCTGGCACTCTTTTTCGCTGATGTAAGAGCGGACGTCGTCCGGATGCACGATCGCTTCCGACTTGAAGACCATCGCCGGGGCCGCGATGCGGACGGCGGCGTTCATCGCCCGCAACACCCAGTGCGCTTCCGGCAGGTTTTGACAGGTCGTGCCCAGCCGCTTCCAAAGAAACGCCACGGCGTCCATCCGCAGGATCTCGACTCCCTGGTTGGCCAAAAAGAGCGCCTCTTCGATCATCCGGTTGAAGAGGGCCGGATTTTCGTAGTTGAGGTCCCATTGATAGTTGTGGAACGTGGTCCAGATCCACTTCCGCAGTTGGCTGCGATAGGTGAACGCGCCCGGATGCTCTTCCGGGAAGATCGCCCCCATGCTTTTCTCAAAAGCGTCGGGCATCGTGCGATCAGGATACATTCGGTAGTAGTCGCGGCACTCTTCGTCGCCGAGCAGCGCCTTGCGGGCCCATTCATGTTCGTCCGACGTATGATTCAGCACGAAGTCAAGACAGAGCGAGATGCCGCGATGTCGCAGTTCGCCGGCCAGCTCCGACAGTTCTTCCATGTTGCCGAGATCAGGGTTCACTTCCCGATAGCTGCTGACCGCATAGCCGCCGTCGTTGTCTCCTTTGGGAGAACGGAAGACCGGCATCAGGTGAAGATACGTGATCCCCATTTCGGTCAGATAGGGGATGTTGTCGCGCACCCCTTTCAGATTTTCGGCAAAGAGGTCGACGTAGCACATCGCGCCGATCATCCGCTGCGATTGGTACCATTGCGGATCGGCTTCGCGCAGCGCGTCGAGCGCCTTGAGTTCGGGCGATCGATTGAGCCACATTTCTGTGATCGACGTCAGAATGCCTTCAAGGTGATAGTAAAAGTCGTATTGGTGGCCGTACAGCGCAAAGAGCTGGCGAAACAATTTCGGAAAGTGTTCGTCAATGCGGCGCGAGTAGGTTTCCCACTCAGTCGGTTCAATGCGATCTTCAAAGTTTTTTTTCAATCGCGGGATCAACCGGCGCAGCGCAGTCGCTTCTCGGGTCAGGTTCCTGGCTGGTGGCGTCGAGCGCATAGCATCCTCCATCGAAGCAAATCTAGCTCGCGTGCCGAGTGCGACAAGTCTCTTCTTTTCGGTCCGCGGCCCCTGGGGGCAAGTTCCTAGCGGAACCGAACGAGTCAGTAACGCGTTACCAACGGCGAAAAACGCCGCTGAGCACAATAATAGGCCGTAACTCGCCTATATTCGGCTTTTTAGCGATTGGTAATAGCGTATCGTAGCTCCCGGCCAGGGTGAACGCCGTTACTTTGATTTTTGGCCTGCTTTTCGTGGTCCCGGATTATATCTCGGGTTCTTTTCGGTGGGAACTTTGGCGTCGACCGCCTTCCACCAGGCCAGCAGATCGTCGACCAACTCGTCACGTTTGGCGGTCTCCGCATTCGCCAAATCGTTCCGCTCGCCGATGTCGTCCTTCAGATTGTAGAGCTCGACCGCGTTGTTGGTGGCGATCTTTTCTCGCCCCCCGTCCAACTGCCACTCTTCATGGAACAGATGGAGCTTCCAGTCTCCCTTGCGGATCACGGTGACCGGCCGCGAACGAAATCCGGTTTGCACGTCGAGTTTGCGCCCGCGAATCACCGGCGTATTGAGATAGCCGGGAAAGTGCCAGAAGATCGCCTCTCGTTTCAGCGGAGCGTCGCCTGACAGGAGCGGCAACAGCGACTCGCCGTCTAGCGTCTTGCCGGCCGGAACCTGCGCCCCAGCGGCGGCCAGAAACGTCGGGTAGAGATCGACGTTGATCACCGGTACGTCCGATGTGCTGCCAGGCTTGGTGACGCCGGGCCAGCGGACGAGAAACGGTTCGCGAATTCCCCCCTCGTAGTAACCCCCTTTGTTGCCGCGGAGCGGCTCTTGCGCCGCCGCTTGCGTCGCCCCGTTGTCGCTGGTGAAGACGACCAGCGTGTTGTCAGTCAACTTCAGTTCGTCCAATTTTTCGAGCAACATTCCGACGCTGATATCCATGTCATACGTGCAGCCGGCGTACATCGCGTTCGGATCGAGTTTCCCCTTTTCCTTCTGCTCAAACTTCGCCAGCGTCTCTGGCTGGGCTTGCAGCGGACCATGAATCGCGTGATGCGCCAGGTAGCAGAAGAAAGGACGTTCTTGGTTCTCTTCCATGAACTCGCACGCTTTGCGGGTCAGCGTAAAGACCCCCTTCGGATCTTCCGGCGGACCCTTCTTGTTGGTCTCCGTCCCTTCTTTCAAGACCCCATCTCCAAAGGAATCGAGCGTGACGTCAAAGCCTTGCTCGCTCGGCAGCGCGCCATCAGGGCCATCCAGATGCCATTTGCCAAAGTGGCCGGTGGCGTAACCTGCTTCCTTCAGCGCTTCGGCCAGGGTGACGTTCGACTCGGCCAGTCCATTGCGGTTGGGAATCGGAACCAGCCGCATTTCGCTCTTCTTGCCGCGAATGGTGCTGAAGACGGCGTAGACGTCATGCCGCGGCGTGTACGTGCCCGAGAGAAGACATGCGCGGCTCGGCGCGCAGTTGCCGGCCGATGCGTAAGCGGAAGTGAAGGTCATCCCTTGCTTGGCCAAGCGGTCTAGATTGGGCGTCTCAATGTAACCGCGTCCCTGAAAGCCTGTATCCATCCACCCTTGGTCGTCGGCGAAGATCAGGACGATATTCGGTTTTTTGGCCGCCAATGCGGTACTCAGGTTCAACAGAGTCAGCAGGCAGATCGAGAGTGCAATCAGACGACGCATCGGTCGATTCTCCGAAACGAGAGGGGGAAGGAACCCGGTGGAATCCTACTACCATAATCAATCCTGACGCTCATTTTAGCGCAGCGGCGCCCCTTTCAGCGGGGAAAGCGGCGAGGTTTGATCTCGGGGGGAGCGGCAAATACGTTCAGACGCCTACCCCGTTTGAGCCTGATGACGAGGCCGCGGGAAGGCCGATAAACGACTAGAACCGCTTTACCGGGGGCGAACCGGCGGAGATCATAGGTCCGGTCTCACAGCTATCCCCTATGCTCCTTTTCTGGATCAACGGATGTTTTTTTCCTGGTTGAAACGACGACGGCGCGACAAGCTCAAGAGCCGCCCTTTTCCGCCCCAGTGGAAGGAGTTCGTCGAGAAACATCTGTGGCAATATCGGGCGCTCAACGGCGACGAGCGAAAAAAATTGGAGAATTCGATCGCGATTCTTTTCGCGGAGAAAAATTGGGAAGGATGTAACGATCTAGAACTGAACGACCTCTCCAAAGTCGCCGTCGCCGCCCAGGTCGGGTTGCTGACGCTCGGTTTGGGAGAAGAGTACTTCGACAACGTCATGTCGGTCCTGATCTACCCTTCCGCCTACCGCGCCGAGTCGCAAGTCGCGACCGGCGGCGTCGTCATGGCGACTCAATCGGATCGACTGGGCGAGGCCTGGTATCGCGGGCCGGTGATTCTGTCGCTGCCAGACGTGTTTGAAGGCGCCAGCGGCCCCAACCATGCCCGCAACCTGGTGTTTCACGAGTTCGCCCACCAGCTTGACATGCTCAACAGCAGCGTCGCCGACGGTATTCCGCCGATGGAGTCGAGCGATCAGGCGGAAGCCTGGATCTCCAATTTTCGCCGCGCTTACCAACAGCAGGTGCATGACTGCCAAACCGGTCATCGGCCGCTGGTCGATCGCTACGGAGCCACCAACGAGGCCGAGTTCTTCGCGGTGCTGACGGAAGCGTTCTTTCAAACGCCGAAACCGCTGTCGACGCACGATCCCGATCTGTACGACGTGCTGCGGACTTACTATCGGCAAGATCCGCTGCGATG
The genomic region above belongs to Blastopirellula retiformator and contains:
- a CDS encoding alpha/beta hydrolase, whose protein sequence is MTKRHSLLSCAVSLAIFSLALAQEDGGVRRSDKDRLQQFLQRFPDADANKDGVLTMQEARAYREERRGAAPAGRGRKSTATHPDVAYGDHQKQKFDLWLLTDSDAPTPLIIFIHGGGFRGGDKASVNPKVAEDLNKEGIAYASLNYRLSDAGPYPIMMHDAARALQTIRHRAQEWNIDPERIVCYGGSAGAGISLWLAFHDDLADPDSDDPIARQSTRILAAATTNGQSSYDLFVIRDWFGLPDLYAHDALPQFYGFQEEAEVKSDRVRKLMKDASPINHLSSDDTASVYMTYGQGNSKVTANTPQNVWVHHVTFGLKLKEAVDQQGLECIVTAPGVAEGKDAYGSPMTFLMKKVKGE
- a CDS encoding peroxidase family protein → MRSPRRNRRRCKPVSEVRYEQLETRSMFAAASLGDDATELGPAGATTVITGQILSPNNEPLAGVPVELAGVTTVTDAYGVFKIELPWAALPTDSLDIPVPAGDPYFDPYNTGVATIPMRRARYDATTGDSASNPLAHQNLITSFLDAGMVYGSDDHRAAALRTFVEGKLKTSAGDLLPLNDLATFPEGQQENDNAGPFDAAELFVAGDVRSNENVALTSLHTLLVREHNRLADEIKTADPALTDEQIYQQARRLVGAIVQQITYYEYLPILVGETGLSTYAGYDETVDPAISSLFSNAAYRVGHTQLFSEIQRLDEQLNSLPGGSLELRYAFFNPQAVAADGIEPYLRGLYLSQSEEIDELVISDVRNFLFGPPGAGGLDLAAINIQRGRDLGLPSYNQARIDFGLPAATSFSEISSDPAVALKLEQAYGDVDLVDIWVGGVAEDHVAGAQLGPLFQRIIADQFARARDGDRYYFENGQFTADEMALIQSTTLTRLIERNTSITGMNENAFLLNGGAAAPAANVTLATETSSDYRTTDGQGNNQIDPTAGAANDNLAHNFTVSYGDDYFSPAGADRPSTREISNTVMDQSASVPNSAGTSGFFVFWGQLLDHDLDLTPGGVTNDLNMDGTDYVDAVTGATYELASDKVSLMLGHEVYSGAKNVMLEPIKLTKNETGSHNLFAHFSGEIQTLGQTQSFAISVSEEDFQLHSEAILLGWKVTATGGGSFDPAAVQIFDSQGQPVAAEVVWQDAPTGDNSSYMLAWLAPGEYDVRVAGQGSTTGSFVVHAYLPSDHRGDGTVDVLDLINVLDRISAQRHDVDGVDYYRAEADLNGDGVLSQADVDLLVDNVRNATTLDPIFLSLQLDPESDTGEIGDGITSTSLVHLCGVAPVGSMVAFDVNGDGIIDGQVIAGEYENGASYHYDALLMEGENRLRVNVTDEFGQSLTRQMTLTLDRIAPHVVATGPTSNGLVVSANTSDFTIEVQLNESAPLADILAAITVIGNISGVVTPLNPRWIDATRTFRFDLDGSLPDTSFSVLLGSAFTDPAGNPFTPYGFSFRRAVVFGDNAYSQVLAAGIEYFQKIGGSVYFSSEFASQVLTLIELIESESLEAESARDDEVDLVFAEQEGLEEPLG
- a CDS encoding sulfatase, translated to MRRLIALSICLLTLLNLSTALAAKKPNIVLIFADDQGWMDTGFQGRGYIETPNLDRLAKQGMTFTSAYASAGNCAPSRACLLSGTYTPRHDVYAVFSTIRGKKSEMRLVPIPNRNGLAESNVTLAEALKEAGYATGHFGKWHLDGPDGALPSEQGFDVTLDSFGDGVLKEGTETNKKGPPEDPKGVFTLTRKACEFMEENQERPFFCYLAHHAIHGPLQAQPETLAKFEQKEKGKLDPNAMYAGCTYDMDISVGMLLEKLDELKLTDNTLVVFTSDNGATQAAAQEPLRGNKGGYYEGGIREPFLVRWPGVTKPGSTSDVPVINVDLYPTFLAAAGAQVPAGKTLDGESLLPLLSGDAPLKREAIFWHFPGYLNTPVIRGRKLDVQTGFRSRPVTVIRKGDWKLHLFHEEWQLDGGREKIATNNAVELYNLKDDIGERNDLANAETAKRDELVDDLLAWWKAVDAKVPTEKNPRYNPGPRKAGQKSK
- a CDS encoding amylosucrase — protein: MRSTPPARNLTREATALRRLIPRLKKNFEDRIEPTEWETYSRRIDEHFPKLFRQLFALYGHQYDFYYHLEGILTSITEMWLNRSPELKALDALREADPQWYQSQRMIGAMCYVDLFAENLKGVRDNIPYLTEMGITYLHLMPVFRSPKGDNDGGYAVSSYREVNPDLGNMEELSELAGELRHRGISLCLDFVLNHTSDEHEWARKALLGDEECRDYYRMYPDRTMPDAFEKSMGAIFPEEHPGAFTYRSQLRKWIWTTFHNYQWDLNYENPALFNRMIEEALFLANQGVEILRMDAVAFLWKRLGTTCQNLPEAHWVLRAMNAAVRIAAPAMVFKSEAIVHPDDVRSYISEKECQLSYNPQLMALLWNSLATRETRTLRDALEKRFKIDADCEWVNYVRCHDDIGWAFSNEDVEGAGFDAGSHRRFLTNFYCGKFEGTFARGLPFQEDPTTGDARVSGTCASLAGLEKAIEENDEKEIDLAIRRIHLLHGVIMTIGGIPLLYLGDGIASLNDYSYEQDVDKMGDTRWVHRGKLDWDRAKDRHDPETIVGRVFDGILRLAHLRHQTRAFNRAQTEFVHTGNNHVLGYFRNAEDSSVLVLANFSEHPQQIEGRHLRMLGLRKTVIDILAGQTVTAMHELSIAPYQMLVLMRPG
- a CDS encoding M90 family metallopeptidase, with translation MFFSWLKRRRRDKLKSRPFPPQWKEFVEKHLWQYRALNGDERKKLENSIAILFAEKNWEGCNDLELNDLSKVAVAAQVGLLTLGLGEEYFDNVMSVLIYPSAYRAESQVATGGVVMATQSDRLGEAWYRGPVILSLPDVFEGASGPNHARNLVFHEFAHQLDMLNSSVADGIPPMESSDQAEAWISNFRRAYQQQVHDCQTGHRPLVDRYGATNEAEFFAVLTEAFFQTPKPLSTHDPDLYDVLRTYYRQDPLRWAH